Proteins from one Chroococcidiopsis sp. CCMEE 29 genomic window:
- the tatA gene encoding twin-arginine translocase TatA/TatE family subunit translates to MFGLGWLEVGVIALVAVLIFGPKKIPELGSALGKTLRGFKEELKNQDDDTASLEQDNRE, encoded by the coding sequence ATGTTTGGTTTAGGATGGCTTGAAGTAGGTGTGATTGCTCTAGTGGCAGTTTTGATTTTCGGTCCTAAGAAAATTCCTGAATTGGGAAGTGCATTGGGTAAAACCTTGCGGGGCTTTAAGGAGGAACTGAAAAATCAGGATGATGACACTGCCAGCTTAGAGCAAGACAATCGCGAGTAA